CTACACAAAGACTAAGACCAAAACTTATGACCGTTTCCGTAGGACTTTTTGGCATTATACCAGTCCTTTGGGCTACAGGAACAGGAAGCGATATTATGAAGCCAATAACTATACCTTTAATAGGAGGCACTCTCTCTTCTACCATATACGTTTTACTAATAACTCCCATCATCTTTGAAATGATAAAACAAAAAGAATTAAAAAAGAACCATAAAATTGAAATTATAGATGCAAAAGAATAACTTTTATTTCCTATTCCTTTTTTCTCTTCCTTTTCGGGTAATGCCTCAGGTATTATCACTGCAAAATGTATTCGATACCATTACTCATAACAACCCCACCATACAAATGTATGAAAGTAATATCCAATCTATGAAGGATAATGCTCAGGGAGCAAGAAGTTGGATGACCCCACAAGTGGGAGCAGGGCAATTTTTCACCCCTTATAATGCAGAACTTTGGAAAAGAAATGGAGATATAACAGGATTAGGTTCTGTTATGTTCAGTGTAGAACAAATGTTTCCCAATAAAAAAAAATTAGACGCAGAACAATCTTATATGAACTCTATGAGTGTGGCTGAAACAGAAAGGAAAGAATACATTATAAATGATATTATCCAAGAAGCAAAAGCATATTACTATAACTGGCTGGTGACCAAAAAAAAAATAGCCCTTTTGAAAGAAAGCGAGCAAAATCTGCATCTTATTATCCATACTTTTGAAATAAGATACCGAAATGGAACAGAAAAAATAGGAGCATATTATAAAGCAATGGCTTCTTTGGGAGAAATTAAAAACACTCTCATAGACGCTGAAAACACTATCACCAATATCAGAATACGCATGAATACCCTTATGGACAGAAATCCGGAAAAACTTTTTGACATAGATACCATATACGAACTAAACGACTACAGCACCCTTTTTATAGATAAACAAATGCTTTCCGAAACAAAAAGTGATATAAAAGCAATTGAAAAAGAAAAAACAACTCTCTTTCTCAAGCAAGAAAGTGAAAAAGAAAACCTGAAACCACAATTTGGAATCAGATATGACCACATGATCGGCTTTGGAGGACAACCAATGCAATATACTCTCATGGGAATGGTGCGACTACCAATGGTTCCATGGGCATCAAAAATGACAAAAGCCTCCATTAAGTCATTAGAATGCAAAATACAAGCCATAGAATATGAAAAACAAAGTATGCTCAACGAATATATAAACAACTTGTACCGACTAAAAAATAATCTTGCAGCAAAAATCAAACAAATATCTATCTATGAAACCCAAGTAATCCCCGCTTTGCAAAATAACTATAAGACCATTCAAAGAGCATACGCCCAAAATACCGAAGAACTTTTTATACTCTACGATGCATGGCAATCTCTAAACCAAAAAGAATTAGAATACATAAATCTATTAGAGGAAGCCCTCTCACTACAGGTATTCATTGAAACAATTATTCAAAAAAAATAAATGATCCATAAAAATAAATGATCCAAGACCGTTGCGAAACGATAATTCTCATACAATACATCCTCTTGAATAAATCAATTTTTAGAACCCACCTAAAATTATTAAGTAAAAAATATTAAACTTGCGAAAAAAATTATGACCGCATTACAAAAATATATACAATCATTACAAACAATTGATTTTTCGGAAGTTACCGAACATTCTCTGCGTTTTGAATTAAAAACTTTATTAACAGATATTTTTGATAGAAAAATTGATATACTGCACGAAGGAAAACGAGAAGGAAAATTTGGTGCACCCGATTTTAAAATATCCGATAAAAATGGAATAATCGGTTATGTTGAAACTAAAAAAGTAGACGACAATTTAGAAAAAATAATTAAGAGCGAGCAAATAAAAAAATACACCCAACTATCTGATAATTTACTATTAACAAATTATTTGGAATTTATTTGGATACGCAAAGGCAAAATTGAATTGCGTGAAACCTTATGTTATGTAAGCGACTTAAAAAATAAAAAGTTTCAAATTACACAAGAAAAAGATGAAAACACAGAAAATGTTATAAAGCAATTTCTTAAAGAAAATCCGACAGGAATAAATAATGCAAAAGAACTTGCTCATTCAATAGCAACAAGAACCAAAATCTTAAAAGATTTTTTGCGTGATACCATTCAAAGTCAAATCGATAGTGAAACACAAAGTCCGCTAACAGGTTTATATAGCACATTTCAAACCTCAATTTCTACACATTTAACAGTTTCCGAATTTTCCGATGCTTTTGCGCAAATGTTGAGTTACGGTATTTTTCTTGCGAAACTCAATGCCGACACGAAAGAAATAAACCTTTTTACTGCAAAGCAATACATTCCAAAATCTTTTGAATTAATACACGAATTAGTTGGTTTTATTGATAAATTAGAAAACGAAGAATATGCAGACACTCGCTGGATTGTAGAAGAAATTATTACTTTACTTAATAATATTGATGTTCGAGCAATTCAAGAAAGTTTATCTTTTAACAAAAACAAAAATCCCGATAAATCCGTAGTTGCCGACCCCTATTTATATTTTTACGAAGAATTTTTGTCGGTTTACGATGCAAAATTGCGAAAATCAAAAGGAGTTTACTATACGCCACCCGAAATAGTGAGTTTTATTATTCGTAGTGCGGGACAATTATTAGAAACAGAATTTGGTATTAAACAACAATTTGCCGACAACAAAAAAATTACAGTACTTGATTTTGCAACCGGAACGGGAACTTTTATTTTAGAAATATTAAAACAGATATTAAATTCCGTTCCGCCCAATTCCACGAAACGACAAGTGCTAATACAAGAACATATCCTGAAAAATATTTATGGTTTTGAGTATCTTATTGCCCCTTATACTATTGCACACTTAAAACTATCTCAATTTTTAAAAGATAATGACTACGAACTGCAACCAAAAGAACGTTTGCAAGTATATTTGACCAATACAATAGAACCGCTTAAAACACAATACAATGTATTTGTTCAAGCACTTTCAATTGAAGGAGAAACAGCTCAGAAGATAAAGGATAAACCAATATTGGTAATTACAGGAAATCCTCCATATTCTACATCTTCATCAAATAAAAGTCATTTTATTACTAATTTATTAAAAGATTACAAAAAAAATCTAAACGAAAAAACAATAAATTCATTAAATGATGATTATATAAAATTCATCAGATTTGCGCACAATAAAATAGAAAAAACTGGTAAAGGGATTATTGCAATTATTACAAACAACTCTTATTTAGATGGTCTGATTTTCAGAAAAATGAGAGAAAAATTATACGAAGATTTTGATAAAATTTATATTGTTAATTTGCATGGCAATTCTTTGAAAAAAGAAGGCGATGAAAATGTTTTTGACATAAGAGTAGGAGTAAGTATTTTGTTTTTAGTGCGTTTAGAAAAGCGTTTGAAAAATAAAGAAGTATATTATTTTTCGACAAAAGAAAATGATTTAATCAGTAGAAAAGAAAAATTTGATTATTTTGAAAATACAGAATTTGAAAACGTTCCTTTCGAAAAATTGAAATTATCAGAACCATATTTTTGGTTTACCGATAAAATAATTGATAGTAAAAACAATTATTTCAAGTTTTGGAGTGTAACTGATATTTTTAAGACTTATAGTGTTGGTATTGGAACAAAAGTAGATACAATTTCAATAGATTTTAATAGCGAAAAACTTGAAAAGCGGATTCATAAAATATTAAAAGGTCCCCCCCCCATACCTGATTTGATAAGAGAATACGACCTGAACGAAAATACAACGTGGGAATACGAACGCGCATTAAAAGCAAATTTTGATAAAATCAAAATTGTAGAATACGATTATCGCCCATTTGATGTTCGATACATTTTTTATGATAATAATTTTTTGTCGAGAAGCAGAAAAGCAGTAATGGATAATTTTTTCGGACATGAAAATTTAGGAATAATTGTTCCTCGACAATCAAAATTACCTGATTACAAACATGCTTTTATTACAAATAAGATTTCTGATGAAAGTTTTTTAGCAGGAGGTAGAGATCTAGGTGCAGGTGTAGTTTTTTCATTATATTTATATTCCGAGCAAACCGGCAACGGTAACGGCTTATTATTTGAAAAAATAGAAGGCAGAAAATTAAATTTTACCGATAATTTTAAAACTTTTATAAAAGATACTTATCAAGGTAAATTCACAGCCGAAGAAATTTTTTATTACATGTATGCTATTTTGCATAGTCCGACTTACAGAAAAAAATATATTGAGTTTTTAAAAATTGATTTTCCTAAATTACCATTTACTGAAGATTTGACAACAATAAAAAAGTTGTCAAATATTGGAGAACAACTTGTTAATGCTCATACTTTCAAAGAAATACCTACTCAAAACGTTGGTATTCCGATGGGATTGGAGGATACTGATGTTACAAAAATTCAATTCAAAGAGAACCGTTTATATTACAACGAAACAAATTATTTTGATAAAGTTTCAGACGAAATTTTTAATTTCAAAATCGGTAGTTATCAAGTTCTTGACAAGTATTTAAAGGAACGTAAAAATCGAAAATTGGATAATAAAGAAATTGTAAAATTGGAAGAAATTATAAACATAATTGGTTTTACAATCAAACAAATGAATATAATTGATAGATTAACAAATAATTGGATATAAAAAATGCAACGTAAATTTTCATACTATCCGAGTGATGTAGAACAACTGATACAAAAAAAATAAAACACTGATGGAACTTAAAAAATGCTCACTATAAAAACGAAGATGGAAAACAAAGCAAAATATTTAGAAGAAATAGTAAATGAGACAAGAAAAAATGTAGAAACATTTAAAAAAATAAGAATCCCTCCTCGGATTTTAGAGAAACAAATACAAGAAAGTATTCCTGTGGTTTCTCTCAAAAAATCTATTCTGTTAGGAACAGGGGTGATTATGGAATATAAAAGACGCTCTCCCCTCAAAGGATACCTGAATATGAATGTAGAATCAGAATACGTATGCAAATATTATTTTGAGGCTGGTGCTTCAGGGGTTTCTATTTTGACAGAAGAGCGTTTTTTTGCAGGCAGATGTTCCGATTTAAGGAGAGCAAAATCTTTATACCCTGCTTATCCTTTTCTCAGAAAGGATTTTATTATAGATGAGTATCAAATTTTGGAAACGAGAAGTATAGGTGCAGATGCTATTCTTTTAATAGCTAATATACTCAGTCCCCAAGAAGTAAAAAAATTTGCAACACTTTCAAAAGAATTGCATTTAGAAGTACTGTTAGAAATTCATACAGAATTAGAACTCCTGAAATGCTTGCATATGGGTATAGAAAATCTTATAGATATCATTGGGGTCAATAATAGGAATCTGGATACTATGGAAATAGATATAGATAATAGCAAAAAACTATCCGATACCATTCCGCCACTCTTCTGCAAAATCTCAGAAAGTGGAATACATTCCCATAAAATAATCCAAGATTTGAAGAAAAACTATGGATACCATGGTTTTTTAATAGGTGAAAGATTTATGAAAGAGCCAGATCCAGGTATAGAAGCTCTTCTTTTTATGAGACATGAGTAACTATTGAGCATAATAAGATTATCCTTACGATGCTTAGGGTATAGATTACACCTAGATTCATACATGCATCCCTGTCATGGCGATTTCTTCCGAGGTATAATACCCACCCCGAAAGCAATATAGGAAAACGATGAGATAGTTGACCTAAAAAAACTACCATAATCGGCCGGAATAGAGGTCATACATTCACAATTAAAAAAGAATATTATGAACGTATTCGAAACAATATAATAATCGGGAGTTCTAAAAATTAAATATTTGAAAATCGGTGGTGATTCAAAAAGTATGATTAGGAATTATATAAGATATGTGTGCTTAGTCAGTAAAAGAGTATAAAAAAAGATGAATCCAAACTATTTTTTTAGAAAAATTAGAAAAAATGTAAACTAATAAGAATGAAATATGTACTTTTGTTTTGACTTTTTAAATATATAAAATGGGTTCTTATATTTTTAAAAAATTAAAACCTAAAAAACAATTTTTAGAACCCACCAATAAAAAAATATTTATCTTTGTAAAAAAAAACACCCTTCCTATTTCGGGACTCGGAATATGGAATTCTTCTGCAAAAATGACAAGTTTTCACCTATTATTTTGTAGTATTATGAAAAAATTATTCTTCTTTTTCATCATTATTCAGGCTGCTGAGGCACAATTTATAGAAAATTTTACCGATGGAAATATTTCTCAAAACCCAAAATGGAAAGGAGATACTACTCATTTTATCATCAACGCATCACAACAGTTACAACTCAATAATACTTCTGCATCAGGTGGCGATGCTTTTTATTCCTCTATATCTACCCCTTTTACTCTTTTAGAAGCCACGATGTGGGAATTTTGGGTTCGCATTCCCAACCCTACTACTGCTAATTTTCCAAGAATATATTTAGTGACTGATACCTCTTACCTTTTAGGAGATCTAAATGCGTATTTCGTAAGTATTAATGCGAATAAACAAATTATTTTGCAAAAACAAACAGGGACAACTTTCTTTACTCTACTTTCTTCAGGGAGTTCTACCGTCACCTGCCCATGTAGTTATAAAATACAAGTGACCCGTTCCCACCGTGGTGAATGGAAGCTTTTTACAGGTGTAGCAAATAACTATACTTTACAGGGAACTACTACGGATAGTTCTTTCACCTCCTCCAAATATTTTGGTGTCTATACTCGTTACTCTTCAGGAAATAAATCTGCTTATTCGTTTGATAGCATATCTATTATGACAAAGTTACGCATTCAAAATATAGAAATAATAAACCAAAAACAAATTCGAATTACTTTTAATCAACCGTATGATTCTACTACTACCTTGAATAGAAATAACTATTCTTTCACTCCCTCTATAACCATTGATTCTCTCAAAAAATATACTTTGCAGTCCATAGATATGTATGTAGATAGTATACGAACAGGAAATAATGCTTTTTCCATACATAACATAAAAGCACAGGTTTCCAAAGATTTTGATACGCTTACTACTTCTTTTATCTACAACCCTTTGCGTTTGCTGAGTGTACATGCTCTGTCCCCTCAAAAGATTACTCTTTTTTTTAATCAAGAAGTAGACAGTATTTCTGCAAACAATATTGCCCATTACTCTGTCCATACATTAGGAATGCCTGTAAACATCATAATCTCTGCTCACAAGAAAGAAATTACTCTTATTTTTAGCAATTCCTTTGCTCCCCAGTTTTACTCTCTTTCTGTGCAAAATATTTTTAATGAAGAAAAAAATAGTCAACTTTCCACCAACACAACATTTGAATATTTTATTCCTTTGATTATAGATTCTCTTCAGATAAAAAGTAATCGTTCTTTGCAGTTATTTTTTAACGAGGCAGTAGATACTATTTCCGCAAAAAATTTCTCTCATTATACCGTTAATAATAATATTGGTACCCCTATAGATATTGTATTGTATCCCAATAAAAGAGAAGCTACACTCTTATTTGATAGTGTTTTTGAAAGAAATACCTATGAGCTTTCCGTACAGGGTTTAAAAAATAGCAATCAAAAACATATTGTTCCTTCCCCAACAGTTCTAAATTTTACCTATAATCCCCTTAGAATAGATTCTTTTCGCATTTTTGAAAATAAAAAAATACTCCTTTCTTGGAACCAAAATATAACAAATGTAAACAAAAATTCTTTTGTATTAGATAATAATTTTTACAATCCCGATACTATTTTTTTTCAAAATAATGCAAAAAATAAACTCGTTCTTTCTTTTTCTCAAAACTTTGCAAATACTCATTATACTCTCTCCATCAAGAATATTGCAAACGAAAAGATGAATGCTCAGATAGATTCTCTCGTCTTGTCTTTTGCGGTAAATGCTCCGAGTTCTTATAAGGACTTATGGATAAATGAGCTTTTTCCCGACCCAACAGGAACATTCTATCCTGATTCCCTGGTTTTACCTACTCATAGTTCTGCTGAATTTATAGAAATTTTTAATAATACGAGCCATTCTATAAATCTCTATAATTTCAAAATATCCACGGCAAATATTGGAAATTATACTATACATGCAGGTGAATACGTTATTCTTTGCCCTACTGCCTTTGTAAATAATTACCAACTCTTTGGAAAAACAATTGGGGTTGCAAACTTTCCCAGCTTAACCAATACGGGAAGGAAAATAGAACTACGGGATAATTTTAACAATCTGATAGACAGTATCACATACCGAGACAGTTTTTATGGGGATTCTAAAAAACAAGATGGAGGATGGACTTTAGAGTTTCTCAATAAAAACTCCGCTTGTTCCCCTTCTACCAATTGGAGAGCATCTTTTTCTAAAATAGGAGGGACTCCAGGGAGTATAAACTCATGGGTAAACGCCCTAGATACCAATCAAATCGCTATATCTCAAATACAATTTATAGATAGTATACGATTCCATATTATTTTTTCTCAAGAAATAGATCTTGAAAATTCTCAGAATTGGAGCATCACGATACATTCTCATAGTATAAAAACCATTCAAAAAGCATCACAAAATAGTATTCAAGTGACATTAGATACTCCGATTATTTCTGAAAAAAAATATACTATTACTTATAAAAATATTAAAAAATGTAACAACAATGCGGAATCGGGAAGTTATTCTTTCTCTTATGATAAAAAACCACCCCTTTTAAAAAATATATCTTTGGTATCCCTCAAAAATATTGTATTATTATTTGATGAATCCTTAAAGGAAACAACAGCCGAAAACGAGCAAAATTTTTCATTATCGCATCCCCTGCTCTTTTTTAACCCTCTCCCTTCCAGTGCTATTTTACAGAGCGATAAAAAAAGTATACTCCTTTCGTTTTCCCATAATTTATTGTTAGATGAAACGTACACAATCAATATTGGGAATATAAGCGACAGTGTGGGAAATGTTATTCCATTTACTACCAAAAAAATCAAAATAAAGCAAGAAATAGATACCGCTTTTGTGGA
Above is a genomic segment from Chitinophagaceae bacterium containing:
- a CDS encoding TolC family protein — translated: MQKNNFYFLFLFSLPFRVMPQVLSLQNVFDTITHNNPTIQMYESNIQSMKDNAQGARSWMTPQVGAGQFFTPYNAELWKRNGDITGLGSVMFSVEQMFPNKKKLDAEQSYMNSMSVAETERKEYIINDIIQEAKAYYYNWLVTKKKIALLKESEQNLHLIIHTFEIRYRNGTEKIGAYYKAMASLGEIKNTLIDAENTITNIRIRMNTLMDRNPEKLFDIDTIYELNDYSTLFIDKQMLSETKSDIKAIEKEKTTLFLKQESEKENLKPQFGIRYDHMIGFGGQPMQYTLMGMVRLPMVPWASKMTKASIKSLECKIQAIEYEKQSMLNEYINNLYRLKNNLAAKIKQISIYETQVIPALQNNYKTIQRAYAQNTEELFILYDAWQSLNQKELEYINLLEEALSLQVFIETIIQKK
- a CDS encoding N-6 DNA methylase codes for the protein MTALQKYIQSLQTIDFSEVTEHSLRFELKTLLTDIFDRKIDILHEGKREGKFGAPDFKISDKNGIIGYVETKKVDDNLEKIIKSEQIKKYTQLSDNLLLTNYLEFIWIRKGKIELRETLCYVSDLKNKKFQITQEKDENTENVIKQFLKENPTGINNAKELAHSIATRTKILKDFLRDTIQSQIDSETQSPLTGLYSTFQTSISTHLTVSEFSDAFAQMLSYGIFLAKLNADTKEINLFTAKQYIPKSFELIHELVGFIDKLENEEYADTRWIVEEIITLLNNIDVRAIQESLSFNKNKNPDKSVVADPYLYFYEEFLSVYDAKLRKSKGVYYTPPEIVSFIIRSAGQLLETEFGIKQQFADNKKITVLDFATGTGTFILEILKQILNSVPPNSTKRQVLIQEHILKNIYGFEYLIAPYTIAHLKLSQFLKDNDYELQPKERLQVYLTNTIEPLKTQYNVFVQALSIEGETAQKIKDKPILVITGNPPYSTSSSNKSHFITNLLKDYKKNLNEKTINSLNDDYIKFIRFAHNKIEKTGKGIIAIITNNSYLDGLIFRKMREKLYEDFDKIYIVNLHGNSLKKEGDENVFDIRVGVSILFLVRLEKRLKNKEVYYFSTKENDLISRKEKFDYFENTEFENVPFEKLKLSEPYFWFTDKIIDSKNNYFKFWSVTDIFKTYSVGIGTKVDTISIDFNSEKLEKRIHKILKGPPPIPDLIREYDLNENTTWEYERALKANFDKIKIVEYDYRPFDVRYIFYDNNFLSRSRKAVMDNFFGHENLGIIVPRQSKLPDYKHAFITNKISDESFLAGGRDLGAGVVFSLYLYSEQTGNGNGLLFEKIEGRKLNFTDNFKTFIKDTYQGKFTAEEIFYYMYAILHSPTYRKKYIEFLKIDFPKLPFTEDLTTIKKLSNIGEQLVNAHTFKEIPTQNVGIPMGLEDTDVTKIQFKENRLYYNETNYFDKVSDEIFNFKIGSYQVLDKYLKERKNRKLDNKEIVKLEEIINIIGFTIKQMNIIDRLTNNWI
- a CDS encoding indole-3-glycerol phosphate synthase TrpC; translation: MLTIKTKMENKAKYLEEIVNETRKNVETFKKIRIPPRILEKQIQESIPVVSLKKSILLGTGVIMEYKRRSPLKGYLNMNVESEYVCKYYFEAGASGVSILTEERFFAGRCSDLRRAKSLYPAYPFLRKDFIIDEYQILETRSIGADAILLIANILSPQEVKKFATLSKELHLEVLLEIHTELELLKCLHMGIENLIDIIGVNNRNLDTMEIDIDNSKKLSDTIPPLFCKISESGIHSHKIIQDLKKNYGYHGFLIGERFMKEPDPGIEALLFMRHE